The following proteins are encoded in a genomic region of Streptomyces collinus Tu 365:
- a CDS encoding MFS transporter, whose product MTQTVTTSAVRARASSPALSGPGLFTVLLAAALPLVDFFIVNVALPTIGADLAAGEAVLELVVAAYGVAYAVLLVLGGRLGDLFGRRRLFLAGMAAFGLTSLACGLAPGAWWLVGARAAQGASAAAMLPQVLATIQAATSGGRRARAMSLYGATAGLSMVAGQILGGVLVAADLAGSGWRAIFLVNVPVVLLGLVLAVRYVPETRSPRPEPVDGPGTVLLAVSLLTLLAPLTEGRAAGWPLWTWLSLAAFPLAAAAFYAVERRADRQGRTPLVPPSLFALASLRRGLMLILPFSVGFSGFMFVIALALQRGAGLGPVPAGLALAPMAVAFLFVSLSGPRLIARYGTRVLTAGAVVQGAGVLLIVLAAWRDWPHLGFGSLLPGVTVAGAGQALQLPNLMRIVMSEVPPARAGVGSGVMVTTQQSALALGVATLGTLFLALVPHHGMRDALVVTLLVQLAGVVLTGLLSLRLPRTVG is encoded by the coding sequence ATGACACAGACCGTCACCACCTCCGCGGTCCGCGCCCGGGCGTCCTCGCCCGCGCTGAGCGGGCCCGGGCTGTTCACCGTTCTGCTGGCGGCCGCGCTGCCGCTGGTCGACTTCTTCATCGTCAACGTCGCCCTGCCCACCATCGGTGCCGACCTCGCCGCGGGCGAGGCCGTGCTGGAGCTGGTCGTGGCCGCGTACGGGGTCGCCTACGCCGTGCTGCTCGTGCTCGGCGGCCGGCTCGGGGACCTGTTCGGCCGGCGGCGGCTGTTCCTCGCCGGCATGGCCGCCTTCGGGCTGACCTCGCTGGCCTGCGGGCTCGCGCCCGGCGCCTGGTGGCTGGTGGGCGCGCGGGCCGCGCAGGGCGCGTCCGCCGCGGCGATGCTGCCGCAGGTGCTCGCCACCATCCAGGCCGCCACGAGCGGCGGCCGCCGGGCCCGGGCGATGAGCCTGTACGGCGCCACCGCGGGACTGTCCATGGTGGCCGGGCAGATCCTGGGCGGGGTGCTGGTCGCCGCCGACCTCGCCGGGAGCGGCTGGCGGGCCATCTTCCTGGTCAACGTGCCGGTCGTGCTGCTGGGTCTGGTGCTGGCCGTGCGGTACGTGCCGGAGACCCGCTCCCCGCGTCCGGAGCCCGTCGACGGGCCCGGCACCGTCCTGCTCGCGGTGTCCCTGCTGACGCTGCTCGCGCCGCTGACCGAGGGCCGGGCCGCCGGCTGGCCGCTGTGGACGTGGCTCTCCCTGGCCGCGTTCCCGCTCGCGGCGGCCGCCTTCTACGCGGTGGAGCGGCGGGCGGACCGGCAGGGCCGCACCCCGCTGGTGCCGCCGAGCCTGTTCGCGCTGGCGTCCCTGCGCCGGGGACTGATGCTGATCCTGCCGTTCTCCGTCGGCTTCAGCGGGTTCATGTTCGTGATCGCGCTGGCGCTGCAGCGGGGCGCCGGGCTCGGGCCGGTGCCGGCGGGGCTCGCGCTCGCGCCGATGGCGGTGGCCTTCCTGTTCGTCTCCCTGTCCGGGCCGCGGCTGATCGCCCGGTACGGCACCCGGGTGCTCACCGCCGGTGCCGTGGTGCAGGGCGCGGGCGTGCTGCTGATCGTGCTGGCCGCCTGGCGGGACTGGCCGCACCTGGGCTTCGGTTCGCTGCTGCCGGGCGTGACCGTCGCCGGGGCGGGGCAGGCGCTGCAACTCCCCAACCTGATGCGGATCGTGATGTCCGAGGTGCCGCCGGCCCGGGCCGGGGTCGGCAGCGGGGTGATGGTCACCACCCAGCAGTCCGCGCTCGCCCTCGGGGTGGCCACCCTGGGCACGCTCTTCCTGGCCCTCGTCCCGCACCACGGCATGCGGGACGCGCTGGTCGTCACGCTGCTGGTGCAGCTCGCGGGGGTGGTGCTGACCGGCCTGCTCAGCCTGCGGCTGCCGCGCACGGTCGGCTGA
- a CDS encoding helix-turn-helix transcriptional regulator — MTTTAQRTTVPPTAPTAPSPPSARGAEIRRHELAAFLRSRRERITPEQVGLPRGARRRTPGLRREEVAQLSAVGVTWYTWLEQARNIQVSVQVLDALARTLMLDAGERAHLFQLAGATDPSPAADCPSVTPALREMLRALEPVPACIQNSRYDILAYNRTYGLLLGDLDAVPPEDRNCMLLVYTNSDWRAAIVHLDETMRLMAARLRASLAGHLGEPAWKMLVKRLQTESAEFRENWERYEVVGHRTKIKEFLNPHVGHLTLEHTDLWLGPDAGPRMVTYTPRNEETRRRLEKLHEKALAGAGQGHGA, encoded by the coding sequence ATGACGACCACCGCCCAGCGCACCACCGTCCCGCCGACCGCGCCGACGGCGCCGAGCCCGCCGAGCGCGCGGGGTGCGGAGATCCGGCGGCACGAGCTGGCCGCCTTCCTGCGTAGCCGGCGTGAGCGGATCACGCCCGAGCAGGTCGGGCTGCCCCGCGGGGCCCGGCGGCGCACCCCAGGACTGCGCCGGGAGGAGGTCGCCCAGCTCTCCGCGGTCGGCGTCACCTGGTACACCTGGCTCGAACAGGCCCGCAACATCCAGGTGTCCGTGCAGGTCCTGGACGCACTGGCCCGCACCCTGATGCTCGACGCCGGCGAACGCGCCCACCTCTTCCAGCTGGCCGGCGCGACCGATCCGAGCCCGGCAGCGGACTGCCCCAGCGTGACCCCGGCCCTGCGCGAGATGCTCCGGGCACTGGAGCCGGTGCCGGCCTGCATCCAGAACAGCCGGTACGACATCCTCGCCTACAACCGCACCTACGGCCTGCTCCTCGGCGACCTGGACGCCGTGCCGCCCGAGGACCGCAACTGCATGCTCCTCGTCTACACCAACAGCGACTGGCGGGCGGCCATCGTCCACCTCGACGAGACCATGCGCCTGATGGCCGCCCGGCTGCGCGCCTCCCTGGCCGGCCACCTGGGCGAGCCCGCCTGGAAGATGCTGGTCAAGCGGCTGCAGACGGAGTCGGCGGAGTTCCGCGAGAACTGGGAGCGCTACGAGGTCGTCGGCCACCGCACCAAGATCAAGGAGTTCCTCAACCCCCACGTGGGCCATCTGACGCTGGAGCACACCGACCTGTGGCTGGGGCCGGACGCGGGACCGCGGATGGTGACGTACACCCCCCGGAACGAGGAGACCCGCCGGCGCCTGGAGAAGCTGCACGAGAAGGCACTGGCGGGGGCGGGTCAGGGGCACGGCGCCTGA